A single region of the Ramlibacter henchirensis genome encodes:
- a CDS encoding slipin family protein produces the protein MFAGIGFGVVVLLLAAFLAAALRVLREYERGVVFQLGRFWKVKGPGLVLLIPGIQQLVRVDLRVVVMDIPSQDVITRDNVSVKVSAVLYFRVVDPARAIIQVEHFLLATSQLAQTTMRAVLGKHELDDLLSERERLNLDVQKILDAQTDTWGIKVTNVEIKHVDLNDTMVRAIARQAEAERERRAKVIHAEGELQASHKLAEAAEVLSRQPQALQLRYLETLTVIAADKNSTIVFPLPLDVVGPLLRHFTGAREA, from the coding sequence ATGTTCGCTGGCATCGGCTTCGGCGTGGTGGTGCTCCTGCTCGCGGCGTTCCTCGCCGCCGCGTTGCGGGTCCTGCGCGAGTACGAGCGCGGGGTGGTGTTCCAGCTCGGACGCTTCTGGAAGGTGAAGGGGCCGGGCCTGGTGCTCCTCATCCCCGGCATCCAGCAGCTGGTGCGCGTGGACCTGCGCGTGGTCGTGATGGACATCCCCAGCCAGGACGTGATCACGCGCGACAACGTCTCGGTCAAGGTCAGCGCCGTGCTGTACTTTCGCGTGGTCGACCCGGCCCGGGCCATCATCCAGGTCGAGCACTTCCTGCTGGCGACCAGCCAGCTGGCGCAGACCACGATGCGGGCCGTGCTGGGCAAGCACGAACTGGACGACCTGCTGTCCGAGCGCGAGCGCCTGAACCTGGACGTGCAGAAGATCCTGGACGCGCAGACCGACACCTGGGGCATCAAGGTCACCAACGTCGAGATCAAGCACGTGGACCTGAACGACACCATGGTCCGCGCGATCGCGCGGCAGGCGGAGGCGGAACGCGAGCGCCGCGCGAAGGTGATCCACGCCGAAGGCGAGCTGCAGGCCTCGCATAAGCTGGCCGAAGCCGCCGAGGTGCTCTCGCGGCAGCCGCAGGCGCTGCAACTGCGGTACCTGGAGACGCTGACGGTGATCGCCGCGGACAAGAACTCCACCATCGTGTTCCCCCTGCCGCTGGACGTCGTCGGTCCCTTGCTTCGGCATTTCACCGGCGCGCGCGAGGCCTGA
- the serB gene encoding phosphoserine phosphatase SerB, translated as MPHQEFAPGLQVQGFTPPLRLSQFKLIAFDMDSTLINIECVDEIADAVGLKEEVAAITEAAMRGEITDYKESLRRRVALLRGVTVADMELIYTSRLELNPGAEALVKACKAAGLKTLLVSGGFTFFTDRIRDRLGIDFTRSNVLEIESGPNCGQLTGRMVDQPWGDICDGAEKRKMLLETCSQLGISPKQAIAVGDGANDLPMMGEAGLSVAYHAKPRVREHAMVAINQGGLDRLLEVIRS; from the coding sequence ATGCCGCACCAGGAATTCGCGCCCGGCCTGCAGGTCCAGGGCTTCACGCCGCCCCTGCGCCTTTCCCAGTTCAAGCTGATCGCCTTCGACATGGACTCGACGCTGATCAACATCGAGTGCGTGGACGAAATCGCGGACGCGGTGGGTCTCAAGGAGGAGGTCGCGGCCATCACCGAAGCGGCCATGCGCGGCGAGATCACCGACTACAAGGAAAGCCTGCGAAGGCGGGTCGCGCTGCTGCGCGGCGTGACCGTGGCCGACATGGAGTTGATCTACACGTCGCGGCTGGAGCTGAACCCGGGCGCCGAGGCGCTCGTGAAGGCGTGCAAGGCCGCGGGCCTGAAGACGCTGCTGGTGTCCGGCGGCTTCACCTTCTTCACAGACCGCATCCGCGACCGTCTGGGCATCGACTTCACACGCTCGAACGTGCTGGAGATCGAGTCCGGCCCCAACTGCGGCCAGCTCACGGGCCGCATGGTCGACCAGCCCTGGGGCGACATCTGCGACGGTGCGGAGAAACGAAAGATGCTGCTGGAGACCTGCTCGCAGCTTGGCATCTCACCGAAGCAGGCCATCGCGGTGGGCGACGGCGCGAACGACCTGCCGATGATGGGAGAAGCCGGCCTCTCGGTGGCGTATCACGCCAAGCCCAGGGTGCGGGAGCACGCGATGGTGGCGATCAACCAAGGCGGGCTGGACCGGCTGCTCGAAGTGATCCGCTCGTAG